In Vigna unguiculata cultivar IT97K-499-35 chromosome 3, ASM411807v1, whole genome shotgun sequence, a single genomic region encodes these proteins:
- the LOC114179624 gene encoding small ubiquitin-related modifier 1-like codes for MKNNMATTTIGGLKRKSPPDDVCTDVELSISFQDGNKLFFKVKQDLEFVKVFRDFCNRKKLEYETLKFIHEGTEVKGRQTPKMLNLENGAEIFAVRNQIGGGVAALRGVISFGKMLENGCYTA; via the exons ATG AAGAACAATATGGCTACGACTACCATTGGTGGACTTAAGAGAAAATCTCCACCAGATGATGTGTGTACTGATGTCGAGTTATCAATCAGCTTTCAG GATGGGAATAAGTTGTTCTTCAAGGTGAAGCAGGATTTGGAGTTTGTTAAGGTATTCAGAGATTTCTGTAATAGAAAGAAGTTGGAATACGAGACCTTGAAGTTCATACATGAGGGTACTGAAGTTAAGGGGCGTCAAACACCCAAAatg CTGAATTTGGAAAATGGTGCCGAGATCTTTGCCGTGAGAAACCAAATTGGTGGTGGTGTCGCTGCATTGAGAGGGGTCATTTCGTTTGGTAAGATGTTGGAAAATGGTTGTTACACTGCATAA